In Balearica regulorum gibbericeps isolate bBalReg1 chromosome 2, bBalReg1.pri, whole genome shotgun sequence, one DNA window encodes the following:
- the FASTKD3 gene encoding FAST kinase domain-containing protein 3, mitochondrial has product MALIRQKSFQFYSSSTATSRSILMTLSKRFSFISGQQKPQNCSSIAMRMLCFKDKSPYMFCRKKHIQLQIQSLSPNETVHLCGDTGSSPKSDNGWMDEQLFFRKLNRLCTSKEIFDFLSSLEIMSDTMASGALQRISEVEVDDNGLKNPGGVLENAVFRALCFQFEFESSKLSNTGLLNALQALIKLRIDPQSTLMANLLSEGEERLGKGQLTVTNLCTFGESLLQLEGPSCVTLEQIVNHIQKKDIEKWSSREMVMVYKMLQVTVREKEQYQDLLNRMNSVTLTIVSQLSPKFTSIILNSLVALHQTQAFPLVTALCKHSVKHIPYFTGDELVNVLEAFLYFEHREQIFTEALETYVPESIFTMHPQTVSKVMQYCCRKTILSKPIFDAVAEGFISNADRLTTDQIAEYIIPFGTLNYLPPSASSLFRKLETVLHTRFSQFQPHTLLNLLHSCVLIRRYPVNFLPKIFSPYFLQQLQAQPPGLDRIVTCQLTQLFLTVTLECPFYEGPKLLPKYQVKAFLMPHSSLDVHLLKRVKTGLLYLLKKRIYFASEVSTPYFYTVDIEIKLDEEGFVLPAAQCEEVHRRIALCVDGQNRFCVNSHNLLGEEAIKQRHLQLLGYEVVQIPFFEIESLQNCRKMAEYLHKKIFPHTYGLSC; this is encoded by the exons ATGGCTTTGATTAGACAAAAAAGTTTCCAGTTTTATTCATCCAGCACAGCAACAAGCAGGTCCATTTTGATGACCCTAAGCAAAAGGTTTAGCTTTATCAGTGGGCAGCAAAAGCCCCAAAACTGTAGCTCCATAGCCATGAGGATGCTATGTTTCAAAGATAAATCTCCATACatgttttgtagaaaaaaacaCATACAACTGCAGATACAGTCTCTTTCTCCCAATGAAACTGTGCATCTTTGTGGAGATACTGGGAGCAGTCCTAAATCTGATAATGGGTGGATGGATGAACAACTGTTTTTCAGGAAGTTGAACAGACTTTGTACATCGAAAGAGATTTTTGACTTTCTTAGCTCTCTGGAAATCATGTCTGATACTATGGCATCAGGAGCCCTGCAGAGGATTTCTGAAGTTGAGGTAGATGACAATGGTCTGAAAAACCCTGGAGGAGTgttagaaaatgcagttttcaggGCATTATGCTTCCAGTTTGAATTTGAATCCTCAAAACTGTCAAACACCGGGCTGCTGAATGCATTGCAAGCTTTGATAAAACTACGTATAGATCCCCAGAGTACACTGATGGCAAACTTGCTTTCAGAGGGTGAGGAACGGCTTGGTAAAGGACAGTTGACTGTTACAAATCTGTGCACTTTTGGAGAGAGTTTGCTTCAGTTGGAAGGCCCAAGTTGTGTGACACTGGAACAAATTGTGAAccacatacaaaaaaaagacattgagaAGTGGAGTTCTAGGGAAATGGTGATGGTTTATAAGATGCTGCAGGTGACTGTCAGGGAAAAGGAACAATACCAAGACTTGCTAAACAGAATGAACAGTGTCACTTTGACCATAGTTTCCCAGCTGAGCCCAAAGTTCACAAGCATAATACTGAATTCACTGGTTGCTCTTCATCAGACTCAGGCATTTCCATTAGTGACAGCACTGTGTAAGCATTCTGTGAAGCATATTCCATATTTCACAGGTGATGAACTGGTGAATGTACTGGAAGCCTTCCTATACTTTGAACATCGTGAACAAATTTTTACAGAGGCACTGGAAACCTATGTTCCCGAGTCCATCTTCACCATGCATCCTCAGACAGTCAGCAAAGTCATGCAGTATTGCTGCCGAAAGACGATCCTCTCTAAGCCCATCTTTGATGCAGTGGCAGAAGGTTTCATTTCCAATGCTGACAGATTGACCACTGACCAGATTGCTGAGTATATTATACCATTTGGGACTCTCAACTATCTCCCTCCAAGTGCTTCTTCCCTGTTTAGGAAGCTTGAAACCGTACTGCATACTCGCTTTAGTCAATTTCAGCCTCACACCTTGCTGAACCTGCTGCACTCGTGTGTCCTTATTCGACGTTATCCAGTAaattttctgccaaaaatatTTAGTCCTTATTTTCTGCAACAGCTTCAAG ctcaGCCACCTGGTTTGGACAGAATTGTTACCTGCCAGCTAACCCAGCTTTTTCTGACTGTTACCCTGGAGTGCCCATTTTATGAG GGTCCCAAACTCCTTCCAAAGTATCAAGTAAAGGCCTTTCTCATGCCTCACAGTTCCCTGGATGTTCACCTCCTCAAAAGGGTGAAGACTGGATTActttatttactgaaaaaaagaatatattttgcatCAGAGGTATCAACACCATATTTCTATACAGTTG ATATTGAGATTAAATTAGATGAAGAAGGTTTTGTATTGCCTGCTGCCCAATGTGAAGAGGTACACAGACG AATTGCCCTCTGTGTTGATGGTCAAAATAGATTTTGTGTTAATAGCCACAATCTGTTGGGAGAAGAAGCTATTAAACAGAGACATCTTCAGCTACTTGGTTATGAAGTTGTGCAG attCCATTTTTTGAGATAGAGAGTCTACAGAATTGCAGGAAAATGGCAGAATATctacacaaaaaaatctttcctcacACATATGGACTCAGCTGCTGA
- the CFAP90 gene encoding cilia- and flagella-associated protein 90, translating into MAAPAPPAPSVAPGPPSAGGSGGAEEELGSAAGRRRRPPLSTLSAFSRVPARREGPAELSYFHREAKTGDVSTYDAIFKRPESYNKYLHRCDREHAKSRGLNINEEEMARPVAVLSSSEFGRRINKPIEQPIRDHARINHMQAEFYRKNGITCLLEKPSPSLDPY; encoded by the exons AtggccgcccccgccccgccggcgccCTCGGTCGCCCCGGGGCCTCCGAGCGCAGGAGGGTCGGGAGGGGCAGAGGAGGAACTCGGTAGCGCGGCGGGAAGGAGGCGGCGGCCTCCCCTTTCCACGCTCTCCGCCTTCAGCCGCGTCCCGGCCAGACGGGAAGGGCCCGCGGAGCTCAGCTATTTCCACCGGGAGGCCAAG ACAGGAGATGTTTCCACTTATgatgccatttttaaaagaccagAGAGTTACAACAAATATCTTCACCGATGTGACAGAGAACATGCAAAGAGTCGTGGTCTTAACATTAATGAGGAG gaaatggCAAGACCTGTTGCTGTTTTGTCATCTTCAGAGTTTGGGAGACGCATAAATAAGCCCATAGAGCAGCCGATCAGAGATCATGCAAGGATTAATCACATGCAGGCAGAATTCTACAGGAAAAATGGCATCACCTGCTTATTGGAAAAACCTTCTCCAAGCCTGGATCCATACTAA